In Streptomyces chartreusis, the following proteins share a genomic window:
- a CDS encoding GNAT family N-acetyltransferase, whose protein sequence is MYAISLGDDGAELRPLEPWHAEEFLAHLERGREFINQYIPFGAQATDVDSAREALQRYADMRAADTGSLHGLWLDGKLVGGVLFLNFDAANANCEVGCWLEPAGTGRGLVTRAMHVLIDFAIERRGIHRVEWIAAAGNTPSLNVARRLGLTREGVRRESYPYRGVRHDLEVWSILAPEWRQARARAAHKDH, encoded by the coding sequence ATGTACGCGATATCGCTGGGTGACGACGGAGCCGAACTGCGCCCGCTGGAGCCCTGGCACGCCGAGGAGTTCCTGGCCCACCTGGAGCGTGGCCGGGAGTTCATCAACCAGTACATCCCCTTCGGGGCGCAGGCCACGGACGTGGACTCCGCACGCGAGGCGCTCCAGCGCTACGCCGACATGCGCGCCGCCGACACCGGATCACTGCACGGCCTGTGGCTGGACGGGAAGCTGGTCGGCGGGGTGCTGTTCCTGAACTTCGACGCCGCGAACGCCAACTGCGAGGTCGGCTGCTGGCTGGAACCCGCCGGCACCGGGCGCGGGCTCGTCACCCGCGCGATGCACGTGCTCATCGACTTCGCGATCGAGCGGCGCGGTATCCACCGCGTCGAGTGGATCGCCGCCGCCGGGAACACGCCGAGCCTGAACGTGGCACGACGGCTCGGCCTGACCCGTGAGGGCGTGCGCAGGGAGAGCTACCCCTATCGTGGGGTGCGGCACGACCTCGAGGTGTGGTCGATTCTGGCCCCCGAGTGGCGTCAGGCACGCGCGCGTGCCGCTCACAAGGATCATTAA
- a CDS encoding MMPL family transporter, producing the protein MAALARWCVQRRLVAVLLWLVAFGGVTAAAAVTGTAYSNDYEVPGTESGRATQLLQDGFPGLGGDSDTVVWHTPSGTVRATDVEQTMTRTLDEIAELPGVAAVGSPYDKPGSAQISEDGHTAYATVTFDDSAENIDQGEAQAVVDTAKDAGTDGLQVELGGSAIGLTESSGGHIAEIVGVAVAAVVLFLAFGSLAASLLPIATALVSVGTAYAGIALLGHAMTVADFAPMLGMLIGLGVGIDYALFIVTRHRRGLKRGLSVTESITNAVATTGRAVVFAGATVCIALLGMLILRLSFLNGVAIAASLTVVLTVAASVTLLPALLSFIGMRALSRRERRRLAEHGPEPEVPTGFAARWSAFVERHPKALGAIALAVITVLALPTLGLRLGTSDQGNGPQTATTRQAYDLLGDGFGPGVNGPLTLVTEVDGGDDKLALDNLDAALRNTDGVASVTPVTYNAGGDTAYLTVVPESSPQSQQTSDLVDRLRGDVLPRAETGTSLDVQVGGMTAGYDDFADVIVGKLPLFVGVVIGLGCLLLLLAFRSVGIPLKAAAMNVAAVAAAFGVVVAIFQWGWGSELLGLGRAGPIEPFLPVIMVSVLFGLSMDYQVFLVSRMYEEWLETGDNRRAVRVGLAETSRVINSAAVIMISVFLAFVLSGDRVIAMFGIALAAAVALDAFVLRTLLVPALMHMLGGANWWLPRWLDRRMPRISIEPPESRAAHERLAAATDAEVADVLAEEERQRDVRDIAG; encoded by the coding sequence GTGGCAGCTCTAGCACGCTGGTGTGTCCAACGCCGCCTCGTCGCCGTACTGCTCTGGCTCGTCGCCTTCGGCGGGGTGACCGCGGCCGCCGCCGTGACGGGCACCGCGTACTCGAACGACTACGAGGTCCCGGGCACCGAGTCCGGCCGTGCCACCCAGCTCCTTCAGGACGGCTTCCCCGGCCTGGGCGGCGACAGCGACACCGTCGTCTGGCACACCCCGTCCGGCACCGTCCGCGCCACCGACGTCGAACAGACCATGACGCGGACCCTGGACGAGATCGCCGAACTGCCCGGCGTCGCGGCCGTCGGCAGCCCCTACGACAAGCCGGGCTCCGCCCAGATCAGCGAGGACGGGCACACGGCGTACGCCACCGTCACCTTCGACGACAGCGCCGAGAACATCGACCAGGGCGAGGCGCAGGCGGTCGTCGACACGGCCAAGGACGCCGGGACCGACGGGCTCCAGGTGGAGCTGGGCGGCAGCGCCATCGGACTCACCGAGTCGAGCGGCGGGCACATCGCAGAGATCGTCGGCGTGGCCGTCGCCGCGGTCGTGCTGTTCCTCGCCTTCGGCTCGCTCGCCGCGTCCCTGCTGCCCATCGCCACCGCCCTGGTCAGCGTCGGCACCGCGTACGCCGGCATCGCCCTCCTCGGGCACGCCATGACGGTGGCCGACTTCGCGCCGATGCTCGGGATGCTCATCGGGCTGGGCGTGGGCATCGACTACGCCCTGTTCATCGTCACCAGACACCGGCGCGGACTGAAACGCGGGCTGTCCGTCACCGAGTCGATCACGAACGCGGTGGCGACCACCGGACGGGCGGTGGTGTTCGCGGGAGCGACGGTGTGCATTGCCCTCCTCGGGATGCTGATCCTCAGGCTGAGCTTCCTCAACGGTGTCGCGATCGCCGCCTCGCTGACCGTGGTCCTCACGGTCGCCGCCTCCGTGACCCTGCTGCCCGCCCTGCTGTCGTTCATCGGCATGCGCGCCCTCAGCCGCCGCGAGCGGCGCCGGCTGGCCGAGCACGGTCCCGAGCCCGAGGTGCCCACCGGGTTCGCCGCGCGCTGGTCGGCGTTCGTGGAGCGCCACCCGAAGGCGCTCGGCGCCATCGCCCTCGCCGTCATCACGGTCCTCGCGCTGCCCACCCTCGGGCTGCGCCTGGGCACCTCCGACCAGGGCAACGGCCCGCAGACCGCCACCACCCGCCAGGCCTACGACCTCCTCGGCGACGGCTTCGGACCCGGCGTGAACGGCCCGCTCACCCTGGTCACCGAGGTCGACGGCGGCGACGACAAGCTCGCCCTGGACAACCTCGACGCCGCTCTGCGCAACACGGACGGCGTCGCGTCGGTGACCCCGGTGACCTACAACGCCGGCGGCGACACCGCGTACCTCACCGTCGTACCCGAGTCCTCCCCGCAGTCGCAGCAGACCAGCGACCTCGTGGACCGGCTGCGCGGCGACGTCCTGCCCCGCGCCGAGACCGGCACCTCGCTCGATGTGCAGGTCGGCGGCATGACCGCCGGCTACGACGACTTCGCCGACGTGATCGTCGGCAAGCTGCCGCTGTTCGTGGGCGTCGTCATCGGTCTTGGCTGTCTGCTGCTCCTGCTCGCCTTCCGCTCGGTCGGCATACCGCTGAAGGCCGCCGCGATGAACGTGGCCGCCGTCGCCGCCGCCTTCGGGGTGGTCGTCGCGATCTTCCAGTGGGGCTGGGGCAGCGAACTGCTGGGGCTGGGCCGCGCGGGCCCGATCGAACCGTTCCTGCCGGTGATCATGGTCTCGGTGCTCTTCGGCCTGTCGATGGACTACCAGGTCTTCCTGGTCAGCCGGATGTACGAGGAGTGGCTGGAGACCGGCGACAACCGGCGCGCCGTCCGGGTCGGCCTCGCCGAGACCAGCCGGGTGATCAACTCCGCCGCCGTCATCATGATCTCGGTCTTCCTCGCCTTCGTCCTCAGCGGCGACCGCGTGATCGCCATGTTCGGCATCGCGCTGGCCGCAGCCGTCGCCCTGGACGCCTTCGTCCTGCGCACGCTCCTCGTCCCCGCCCTCATGCACATGCTCGGCGGCGCGAACTGGTGGCTGCCGCGCTGGCTGGACCGGCGCATGCCCCGCATCAGCATCGAGCCGCCCGAGTCCCGCGCCGCCCATGAGAGGCTGGCCGCCGCGACGGACGCCGAGGTGGCGGACGTGCTGGCCGAGGAGGAGCGACAGCGGGATGTACGCGATATCGCTGGGTGA
- a CDS encoding SAM-dependent methyltransferase, whose protein sequence is MPDITPRTSDEDLAKRLAHPGHPRSNSYDPRWVVENQMGPNALWLLEWLAPALGLDALRPGARVLDLGCGRAMTSVFLAREYDAQVTAADLWIEPDDNARRVAEAGFADRVLPVRVEAHDLPFAEGGFDTIVSVDAYQYFGTDDLYLPTLTRLLKPGGRIGVVVPALREEPDGLEPPEHLAPWWEPDYWCFHSANWWRRHWTRSGAVEVEAADWLEDGWRDWLLWCEVIAEESPEEFHRTMARRVGEMVRRDEGRALGFVRLVGRRVG, encoded by the coding sequence ATGCCAGACATCACCCCGAGGACCTCGGACGAGGATCTCGCCAAGCGGCTGGCCCACCCCGGCCACCCGCGCAGTAACAGCTACGACCCCCGCTGGGTCGTCGAGAACCAGATGGGCCCCAACGCCCTCTGGCTGCTGGAGTGGCTGGCCCCCGCCCTCGGCCTGGACGCCCTGCGCCCGGGCGCCCGTGTCCTGGACCTGGGCTGCGGCCGGGCGATGACCTCCGTCTTCCTGGCCAGGGAGTACGACGCCCAGGTCACCGCCGCCGACCTGTGGATCGAGCCCGACGACAACGCCCGGCGCGTCGCGGAGGCCGGCTTCGCCGACCGGGTGCTGCCGGTGCGCGTCGAGGCGCACGACCTGCCGTTCGCCGAGGGCGGCTTCGACACGATCGTGAGCGTCGACGCGTATCAGTACTTCGGCACCGACGATCTCTATCTGCCCACGCTCACCCGGCTGTTGAAGCCGGGCGGCCGGATCGGCGTCGTCGTGCCCGCGCTGCGCGAGGAGCCGGACGGCCTCGAACCGCCGGAGCACCTCGCGCCGTGGTGGGAGCCCGACTACTGGTGCTTCCACTCCGCGAACTGGTGGCGCCGCCATTGGACCCGCAGCGGGGCCGTCGAGGTCGAGGCCGCCGACTGGCTGGAGGACGGCTGGCGCGACTGGCTGCTGTGGTGCGAGGTGATCGCCGAGGAGAGCCCGGAGGAGTTCCACCGCACGATGGCCCGCCGGGTAGGCGAGATGGTGCGGCGGGACGAGGGCCGCGCGCTGGGCTTCGTACGGCTGGTGGGCCGCCGCGTCGGATGA
- the gatB gene encoding Asp-tRNA(Asn)/Glu-tRNA(Gln) amidotransferase subunit GatB: MTTTTDLVSYEDALASYDPVMGLEVHVELGTKTKMFCGCSTALGQDANTQTCPTCLGLPGALPVVNATGVESAIKIGLALNCEIAEWCRFARKNYFYPDMPKNFQTSQYDEPIAFNGFLDVQLEDGETFRVEIERAHMEEDTGKSTHVGGATGRIHGASHSLLDYNRAGIPLIEIVTKPIEGAGERAPEVAKAYVRELRELIRALGVSEARMEMGQMRCDVNLSLRPNGTEKFGTRSETKNVNSLRSVERAARFEIQRHAAVLSSGGTIIQETRHFHEDTGSTTSGRVKEEAEDYRYFPEPDLVPVAPSREWVEEIRAALPEMPLARRTRLLAEWGITALDMQAILNAGALDPIVATIDAGADAASARKWWMGELARSANESGRSLDELAITPVEVARVSELVSKGDLNDKLARQVIEGVLAGEGAPDEVVDKRGLKVVSDEGALGAAVDEAIAGNPGIADKIRSGKVAAAGALVGAVMKATRGQADAARVKELILEKLGVSEG; the protein is encoded by the coding sequence GTGACCACCACGACCGACCTGGTGTCGTACGAGGACGCTCTCGCGTCGTACGACCCCGTCATGGGCCTCGAGGTCCATGTCGAACTCGGCACCAAGACCAAGATGTTCTGCGGCTGTTCGACCGCCCTCGGTCAGGACGCCAACACGCAGACCTGCCCGACCTGCCTCGGCCTGCCCGGCGCGCTCCCGGTCGTCAACGCGACCGGCGTCGAGTCCGCGATCAAGATCGGTCTCGCGCTGAACTGCGAGATCGCCGAGTGGTGCCGCTTCGCCCGGAAGAACTACTTCTATCCGGACATGCCGAAGAACTTCCAGACCTCCCAGTACGACGAGCCGATCGCCTTCAACGGCTTCCTCGACGTGCAGCTGGAGGACGGCGAGACCTTCCGCGTGGAGATCGAGCGCGCCCACATGGAGGAGGACACCGGCAAGTCGACGCACGTCGGCGGCGCGACGGGCCGTATCCACGGCGCCTCGCACTCGCTGCTGGACTACAACCGCGCCGGTATCCCGCTCATCGAGATCGTCACCAAGCCGATCGAGGGCGCGGGCGAGCGTGCCCCCGAGGTGGCGAAGGCGTACGTCCGTGAGCTGCGCGAGCTCATCCGGGCGCTCGGTGTCTCCGAGGCCCGTATGGAGATGGGCCAGATGCGCTGCGACGTGAACCTGTCGCTGCGCCCGAACGGCACCGAGAAGTTCGGCACCCGCTCGGAGACGAAGAACGTCAACTCGCTGCGGTCCGTGGAGCGCGCGGCCCGCTTCGAGATCCAGCGGCACGCGGCCGTGCTGTCGTCCGGCGGCACGATCATCCAGGAGACCCGCCACTTCCACGAGGACACCGGGTCGACGACCTCGGGCCGCGTGAAGGAGGAGGCCGAGGACTACCGGTACTTCCCCGAGCCGGACCTCGTTCCGGTGGCCCCCTCGCGCGAGTGGGTCGAGGAGATCAGGGCAGCCCTGCCCGAGATGCCGCTGGCCCGTCGTACCCGGCTCCTCGCCGAGTGGGGCATCACCGCCCTCGACATGCAGGCGATCCTCAACGCCGGTGCCCTGGACCCGATCGTCGCCACGATCGACGCCGGTGCCGACGCCGCCTCCGCCCGCAAGTGGTGGATGGGTGAACTGGCGCGCAGCGCCAACGAGTCGGGCAGGTCGCTGGACGAGCTGGCCATCACGCCGGTCGAGGTCGCCCGTGTCTCCGAGCTGGTCTCGAAGGGCGACCTGAACGACAAGCTGGCCCGTCAGGTCATCGAGGGCGTCCTCGCGGGCGAGGGTGCCCCGGACGAGGTCGTCGACAAGCGCGGTCTGAAGGTCGTCTCCGACGAGGGCGCCCTGGGTGCCGCCGTCGACGAGGCCATCGCCGGCAACCCGGGCATCGCCGACAAGATCCGCTCCGGCAAGGTCGCCGCGGCCGGCGCCCTGGTCGGCGCGGTCATGAAGGCGACCCGGGGTCAGGCCGACGCGGCCCGCGTCAAGGAGCTGATCCTTGAGAAGCTGGGCGTCAGCGAGGGCTGA
- the gatA gene encoding Asp-tRNA(Asn)/Glu-tRNA(Gln) amidotransferase subunit GatA has translation MTDIIKLTAAETAEKIASGELTAVQVTEAHLARIEAVDEKVHAFLHVDREGALAQARAVDDKRAKGEKLGPLAGVPLALKDIFTTEGIPTTVGSKILEGWIPPYDATLTKRLKAADVVILGKTNMDEFAMGSSTENSAYGPTGNPWDLTKIPGGSGGGSSAALASFQAPLAIGTDTGGSIRQPASVTGTVGVKPTYGAVSRFGMVAFSSSLDQGGPCARTVLDAALLHEVIAGHDPLDSTSIDAPVPPVVEAARNGSVQGMRVGVVKQFRGEGYQAGVIQRFDESVEVLKELGAEIVELDCPSFDLALSAYYLIAPSECSSNLARFDGLRYGLRTGDDGTHSAEEVTSLTREAGFGPEVKRRIMLGTYALSSGYYDAYYGSAQKVRTLITRDFEKAFEQVDVIVSPTTPTTAFAIGERADDPMAMYLADLCTIPTNLAGNAAMSLPCGLAPEDNLPVGLQIIAPALKDDRLYKVGAAVEAAFVEKWGHPLLEEAPSL, from the coding sequence ATGACGGACATCATCAAGCTCACGGCCGCCGAGACCGCCGAGAAGATCGCCTCCGGCGAGCTCACGGCCGTACAGGTCACCGAGGCCCACCTCGCCCGGATCGAGGCCGTCGACGAGAAGGTGCACGCCTTCCTGCACGTCGACCGCGAGGGCGCCCTCGCCCAGGCCCGTGCCGTGGACGACAAGCGCGCCAAGGGCGAGAAGCTCGGCCCGCTGGCCGGCGTCCCGCTCGCGCTGAAGGACATCTTCACCACCGAGGGCATTCCGACGACCGTCGGCTCGAAGATCCTCGAGGGCTGGATCCCGCCGTACGACGCCACCCTCACCAAGCGCCTCAAGGCCGCCGACGTCGTCATCCTCGGCAAGACCAACATGGACGAGTTCGCCATGGGGTCGTCGACGGAGAACAGCGCCTACGGGCCGACCGGCAACCCCTGGGACCTCACCAAGATCCCCGGCGGCTCGGGCGGTGGCTCCTCCGCCGCGCTCGCCTCCTTCCAGGCCCCCCTCGCCATCGGCACCGACACCGGCGGCTCCATCCGCCAGCCCGCCTCCGTCACCGGCACGGTGGGCGTCAAGCCGACGTACGGCGCGGTCTCCCGCTTCGGCATGGTGGCCTTCTCGTCCTCCCTCGACCAGGGCGGCCCCTGCGCCCGTACGGTCCTGGACGCGGCCCTGCTGCACGAGGTCATCGCCGGGCACGACCCGCTCGACTCCACCTCCATCGACGCCCCGGTCCCGCCGGTCGTCGAGGCCGCCCGCAACGGCAGCGTGCAGGGCATGCGCGTCGGCGTGGTCAAGCAGTTCCGCGGCGAGGGCTACCAGGCCGGCGTCATCCAGCGCTTCGACGAGTCCGTCGAGGTGCTGAAGGAGCTGGGCGCCGAGATCGTCGAGCTGGACTGCCCGTCCTTCGACCTCGCCCTGTCGGCGTACTACCTGATCGCCCCGTCCGAGTGCTCCTCCAACCTCGCCCGCTTCGACGGCCTGCGCTACGGCCTGCGGACCGGCGACGACGGCACGCACTCCGCCGAGGAGGTCACCTCCCTCACCCGTGAGGCGGGCTTCGGCCCCGAGGTCAAGCGCCGCATCATGCTCGGCACGTACGCCCTGTCGAGCGGTTACTACGACGCGTACTACGGCAGCGCCCAGAAGGTCCGCACGCTCATCACGCGCGACTTCGAGAAGGCCTTCGAGCAGGTCGACGTGATCGTCTCCCCGACGACCCCGACCACCGCCTTCGCGATCGGCGAGCGTGCCGACGACCCGATGGCGATGTACCTCGCGGACCTGTGCACCATCCCGACCAACCTCGCGGGCAACGCGGCCATGTCGCTGCCGTGCGGTCTCGCCCCGGAGGACAACCTCCCCGTCGGTCTCCAGATCATCGCCCCGGCGTTGAAGGACGACCGTCTTTACAAGGTCGGGGCGGCCGTCGAGGCGGCCTTCGTGGAAAAGTGGGGGCACCCGCTCCTGGAGGAGGCACCGTCGCTGTGA
- the gatC gene encoding Asp-tRNA(Asn)/Glu-tRNA(Gln) amidotransferase subunit GatC produces the protein MPGITREEVAHLARLARLELKPEELEHFAGQLDDIIGAVARVSEVADQDVPPTSHPLPLTNVMRADEVRPSLTPEQALSGAPAQEQQRFKVPQILGED, from the coding sequence ATGCCTGGCATCACGCGCGAGGAGGTCGCCCACCTCGCCCGGCTGGCGCGTCTGGAGCTGAAGCCCGAAGAGCTCGAGCACTTCGCGGGACAGCTGGACGACATCATCGGCGCGGTCGCACGCGTCAGTGAGGTCGCCGACCAAGACGTACCGCCGACCTCGCACCCGCTCCCGCTGACGAACGTCATGCGGGCGGACGAGGTCCGTCCGTCGCTCACCCCCGAGCAGGCGCTCTCCGGCGCCCCGGCCCAGGAGCAGCAGCGTTTCAAGGTGCCGCAGATCCTGGGGGAGGACTAA
- a CDS encoding cupin domain-containing protein, with amino-acid sequence MSLFVPKFDESVIVRAAEAELVGRAPTTVRLLADSSHTGGALSTQRVTLTGGADGAKPHWHDNSAEMFFLLDGAAEILSGDDVVTAGPGDLVVVPPGKPHAFAAVPGADADLLIVITPGVERFEYFRHLQRIALGEATVESLLEVQDRYDNHFMRSEVWDGRRG; translated from the coding sequence ATGTCGCTGTTCGTTCCGAAGTTCGACGAGTCCGTGATCGTCCGTGCGGCGGAGGCCGAGCTCGTCGGCCGGGCGCCCACCACCGTCCGCCTGCTGGCCGACAGCAGCCACACCGGAGGCGCGCTGTCCACCCAGCGCGTCACGCTCACCGGCGGCGCGGACGGCGCCAAACCGCACTGGCACGACAACTCCGCCGAGATGTTCTTCCTGCTCGACGGCGCCGCCGAGATCCTCTCCGGCGACGACGTCGTCACCGCGGGCCCCGGCGACCTGGTCGTGGTGCCGCCCGGCAAACCGCACGCCTTCGCCGCCGTACCGGGCGCCGACGCCGACCTGCTCATCGTCATCACGCCGGGCGTCGAGCGCTTCGAGTACTTCCGCCACCTCCAGCGCATCGCGCTGGGCGAGGCCACCGTGGAGAGCCTGCTGGAGGTGCAGGACCGCTACGACAACCACTTCATGAGGAGCGAGGTCTGGGACGGGCGCCGCGGGTGA
- a CDS encoding DUF4267 domain-containing protein — protein MTVTAYTLAVVLNLFCLFLGYRFLLQPASAATGYGVPARPEGDAGAYLSVKGLRDGTFGVVGLVLLFFVSARAEAWFMLAVALVPLFDTLIVLRNGGAKATAFGIHFATAVVVLSSAVLLFLV, from the coding sequence ATGACCGTGACCGCGTACACCCTGGCCGTCGTCCTCAACCTGTTCTGCCTGTTCCTCGGCTACCGGTTCCTGCTCCAGCCCGCCTCCGCCGCCACCGGCTACGGCGTCCCGGCCCGGCCGGAGGGCGACGCCGGCGCCTATCTCTCCGTCAAGGGCCTGCGGGACGGCACCTTCGGCGTGGTGGGACTGGTGCTGCTGTTCTTCGTCAGCGCCCGTGCGGAGGCCTGGTTCATGCTCGCCGTGGCACTCGTCCCGCTCTTCGACACACTGATAGTGCTGCGCAACGGCGGCGCGAAGGCGACGGCCTTCGGGATCCACTTCGCCACGGCGGTCGTCGTCCTCAGCAGCGCCGTCCTGTTGTTCCTCGTCTGA
- a CDS encoding TetR/AcrR family transcriptional regulator gives MTIQTRKERERAERERLIVTAARELAESEGWDAVTTRRLAAEIEYSQPVLYSHFKGKDAIMAAVAVQGCADLADELLAARTAAKGTRAALTAVGETYTSFGRRRPALYDAMFTYRVDLPFATDEAPEPLKRAFGELAAAVEPIAGVGEDLGVLTETYWAGLHGLVTLMRSGRLPERDHEQRLALLIGHFTADASR, from the coding sequence ATGACGATCCAGACGCGCAAGGAGCGCGAACGAGCGGAACGCGAGCGGCTCATCGTCACGGCCGCACGGGAACTCGCGGAGTCGGAGGGCTGGGACGCGGTGACGACCCGCCGCCTCGCGGCGGAGATCGAGTACAGCCAGCCCGTCCTCTACAGCCACTTCAAGGGCAAGGACGCGATCATGGCGGCGGTGGCCGTACAGGGCTGCGCCGACCTCGCGGACGAACTGCTCGCGGCCCGTACGGCGGCGAAGGGCACCCGCGCGGCGCTGACGGCGGTGGGCGAGACGTACACGTCCTTCGGCCGACGCCGACCGGCGCTGTACGACGCCATGTTCACGTACCGGGTGGATCTGCCGTTCGCCACGGACGAGGCCCCGGAGCCGCTGAAGCGGGCCTTCGGGGAGCTCGCGGCGGCGGTGGAGCCGATCGCCGGGGTGGGCGAGGACCTGGGGGTGCTGACGGAGACGTACTGGGCGGGGCTGCACGGTCTGGTGACCCTGATGCGCAGCGGGCGGCTACCCGAGAGGGATCATGAGCAGAGGCTGGCGCTGCTGATCGGACACTTCACGGCGGACGCGAGCCGCTGA
- a CDS encoding putative bifunctional diguanylate cyclase/phosphodiesterase, producing MEPTESAAPHSRLRRLAGAWREWAARTAERSRAERVAGGAAGARTVPDARTTVQIGVEPTVGPAHPDHERHLSWPALPAAVVAAAAFVLGAGFYRAFTDHHALFPSGTVGWALAVLTGVIVGHLVALGRARWWGGTGSGAALTLAVLMLYGWVPAGMVSLTVVVLVGVARRNRWRQGVLHGAVDILGIAAGALVLAAFGRVPTVENPWNPDTWTLYTAPGVVLVAAAYLAVTRVLLWYLQAPRGGLPTVERTALVRQGLVAVALLGIAPLVCVVAIAKPLLLPLFAIPLVALDSTLWIARARAEEQLRDPLTGLPNRQWLLERIWTALDDAERIGARSALMLIDLDRFRSVNDTLGHLAGDRLLLQIADRLRLALPRGAEAARLGGDEFAVLLPVADSTTSATRVARGLVTALSSPLDLDGLTLVLEASAGVAVFPDHALDAEGLLRRADVAMYQAKRDRTGVEVYESKRDSNTPDRLGLLGDLRRALDAHEVELHYQPKVRFDGQVAGLEALVRWVHPERGKVPPDEFIAIAESSGLMPHLTEYVLETALAQVARWRAQGLHVPVAVNVSPRDVHTPGFAGSVAARLARHGVPAGSLQLEITEHVLLEDPQRAADTLAGLTGHGVKMSLDDFGTGYSSLVHLRRLPVSELKIDRSFVARLAVDNEDAEIVRCTVDLAHSLGLLVVAEGVEDDETWERLRDLRCDAVQGWLVAAAMPPEEATAWLLARGSRGWQRPRAALPAAE from the coding sequence ATGGAACCGACCGAGAGCGCCGCCCCGCACTCACGGTTGCGCCGGCTGGCCGGCGCATGGCGAGAGTGGGCGGCGCGGACCGCGGAGCGTTCGCGGGCGGAAAGAGTCGCGGGGGGCGCCGCGGGGGCGCGCACCGTGCCGGACGCCCGCACCACCGTACAGATCGGCGTCGAGCCCACCGTCGGGCCGGCGCACCCCGACCACGAACGCCACCTGTCCTGGCCCGCGCTGCCCGCGGCGGTCGTCGCGGCGGCCGCGTTCGTCCTGGGCGCCGGGTTCTACCGGGCGTTCACGGACCATCACGCCCTCTTCCCGTCGGGCACGGTCGGCTGGGCGCTGGCCGTGCTGACCGGCGTCATCGTCGGCCATCTGGTCGCCCTCGGCCGCGCCCGCTGGTGGGGCGGCACCGGCTCCGGCGCCGCCCTCACCCTCGCCGTGCTGATGCTCTACGGCTGGGTGCCCGCCGGCATGGTCAGCCTCACCGTCGTCGTCCTGGTCGGCGTGGCACGCCGCAACCGCTGGCGCCAGGGCGTGCTGCACGGCGCGGTGGACATCCTCGGCATCGCCGCCGGCGCCCTGGTGCTGGCCGCCTTCGGCCGGGTGCCCACCGTCGAGAACCCCTGGAACCCGGACACCTGGACGCTCTACACCGCGCCCGGCGTGGTGCTCGTCGCCGCCGCCTACCTCGCCGTCACCCGGGTCCTGCTCTGGTACCTCCAGGCCCCGCGCGGCGGCCTGCCGACCGTGGAGCGCACCGCGCTGGTCCGGCAGGGCCTGGTCGCCGTCGCGCTGCTCGGGATCGCACCGCTGGTGTGCGTCGTCGCCATTGCCAAGCCGCTGCTGCTGCCGCTTTTCGCCATTCCGCTCGTCGCCCTCGACTCCACCCTGTGGATAGCCCGGGCCCGGGCGGAGGAGCAGTTGCGCGATCCGCTGACCGGGCTGCCCAACCGGCAGTGGCTGCTGGAACGCATCTGGACCGCACTGGACGACGCCGAGCGCATCGGCGCCCGGTCCGCCCTGATGCTGATCGACCTCGACCGGTTCCGATCGGTCAATGACACGCTCGGTCATCTCGCAGGTGACCGGCTGCTGTTGCAGATAGCGGACCGGCTGCGGCTGGCCCTGCCGCGCGGGGCGGAGGCCGCGCGGCTCGGCGGTGACGAGTTCGCCGTCTTACTGCCCGTCGCCGACTCCACGACGTCCGCGACCCGGGTCGCCCGCGGCCTTGTCACCGCCCTGAGCTCGCCGCTCGACCTCGACGGCCTCACCCTGGTCCTGGAGGCCAGCGCCGGCGTCGCGGTCTTCCCGGACCACGCCCTCGACGCCGAGGGGCTGCTGCGGCGCGCGGACGTGGCGATGTACCAGGCGAAGCGGGACCGCACCGGCGTCGAGGTCTACGAGTCCAAGCGCGACTCGAACACCCCCGACCGGCTCGGGCTGCTGGGCGATCTGCGCCGGGCCCTCGACGCGCACGAGGTCGAACTGCACTACCAGCCCAAGGTCCGCTTCGACGGCCAGGTGGCGGGCCTCGAGGCCCTGGTCCGGTGGGTGCACCCGGAGCGCGGGAAGGTGCCGCCGGACGAGTTCATAGCGATCGCCGAGTCGTCCGGCCTGATGCCGCATCTGACGGAGTACGTGCTGGAGACGGCGCTCGCTCAGGTCGCCCGCTGGCGGGCCCAGGGACTGCATGTCCCCGTGGCGGTCAACGTCTCCCCGCGCGACGTCCACACTCCCGGCTTCGCCGGCTCCGTCGCCGCCCGGCTCGCCCGGCACGGTGTCCCTGCGGGATCGCTCCAACTGGAGATAACGGAACACGTCCTGTTGGAGGACCCGCAGCGAGCCGCGGACACGCTGGCCGGACTGACCGGGCACGGCGTGAAGATGTCCCTGGACGACTTCGGCACGGGCTACTCGTCCCTGGTCCACCTCAGACGGCTGCCGGTGAGTGAGCTGAAGATCGACCGGTCGTTCGTGGCCCGGCTCGCGGTGGACAACGAGGACGCCGAGATCGTGCGCTGCACCGTCGATCTGGCGCACTCGCTGGGCCTGCTCGTGGTCGCCGAGGGCGTCGAGGACGACGAGACCTGGGAGCGGCTGCGCGACCTGCGCTGCGACGCCGTACAGGGCTGGCTGGTGGCCGCCGCGATGCCGCCGGAGGAGGCCACGGCATGGCTGCTTGCGCGCGGGTCGCGCGGCTGGCAGCGGCCGCGCGCGGCACTGCCTGCCGCGGAGTAG